The genomic interval CAACGACCAAGATGGATTTGGCTACGACATTCTTCCTGCACCTAACAAAAAGGCACCTGCAGAACCATTTTATTTCTCTGTAAAAGTTCCTGATGGCAACTACACAGTAAAAGTTGTGCTCGGAGGAAAGAAAAACAGTAATACAACTGTAAGAGCTGAAGGAAGAAGACTGCTTATTGACAACGTGAATACGAAGAAAGCAAAGGAAACTATTGAATACTCTTTCACCGTCAACAAGCGTTCGCCAATGATTGATAGTAAGACAAAGGTTAAAATCAAAGAACGTGAAAAGACATATCTTGCATGGGATGACAAACTTACACTTGAGTTCAATGGTGATATGCCTGCAGTAAAAAGTATTCATATTGAGAAAGCCGACGTTCCAACAATCTACTTGTGCGGAAACTCAACTGTAGTTGACCAAAACAATGAGCCTTGGGCTTCATGGGGACAGATGATTACACGTTGGTTTGGACCAGAGGTGGCTATCTCTAATCATGCAGAGAGTGGATTGACAGCACGCACTTTCATTGGTTCATACCGTCTTGATAAAATTCTAACTACACTTAAGAAAGGTGACTATGTCTTTGTCGAGTTTGGTCATAATGATGAGAAAGAGCATCGTCCAGGCGACGGAGCATGGTATCATTATCAATATCAATTAAAGATCTTTATCGATCAAGTACGTGCGAAGGGTGCTGAGATAGTCTTCTGTACTCCTACACAGCGTCGTCAGTTCAATGCAGACGGCAAAAGCATCAGAAATACCCATGGCGACTTTCCTGCTGCAATGAAGATGGTTGCAGAGAAAGAGAATGTTCCGCTTATTGATTTGAATAAAATGACAACAGATTTGTACATCGCAGTAGGACCAGAAGACTCTAAGCGCATGCTTGTTCACTATCCGAAAGAGATGTATGGCAGAGAACTTGCTGACAATACTCATTTTAACCCATTTGGAGCATACGAAGTGGCAAAATGCGTTGTTATGGGAATGAAACAACTTAATCTTCCTATTATCAAGTATCTACGCAACGATTGGGTTGACTTCAATCCTTCTGCACCTGATGATTGGAAAACATTTAAATGGGCACCTTCAAGAATTGTAGAGATAGTAAAGCCTGACGGCAACTAAAACGACAAGTCTAGCATATCCATTCTAAATGACCACTACTGTCCGGTTAAATTTCACCAAAGCGAAAGTTGGCGGTCATCTTCCGGATTTTGATTAATAATTGGTTTGTCAAAAAGTTCATTCAGCGGAGTCCTCTCAAAGAGAACTTGGCCGATGACATTAGAGAATATGTAAAGATTTTGTTCGATATGATACATCTTCAGAGCAATAATAAGCAGCAGGTAGTCACAGATGGCAATCCATATCTGTGTGAAGACTGCGTTTTGGGACGTCCCATAGAACGTCTTGATGTGCAGGTGCTGCTTGATCCATTTGAAGAACGTTTCGATAGTCCAGCGCTCTCGGTACAGTTCCGCAATGGTAATTGCTTCAAGGGTGAAGTCATTCGTCAGGAATCGATACACTACGTTCTGCGCAAAGTCCTCATAGACGACCAGACGCAACAAATCAGGGTACTTCTTGGCTGTAAAGAGACCAGTAAGACTGATGGACTCGTCAGAGATGACGCCAGTCTGCCTGTCAACCTCTCTTGCCTCGAATACGGAATATTTCATGTTGTCCTTTGCTCTGGTTACAAAGTAAGCCTTCTGCTGTTGGAAGAGACGGAACAGACGGTCAAAGTCCACATAGCCTTTATCCATCAGATAGTAAGCCCCTGCTTCTACAGGCAAGCTGTCCATAGCCTGAGTATCATGCACATTGCCAGGAGTAAGCATGATGAAGTTGGGTATGTTGTTCTTTACATCAATCAAAGTGTGCATCTTGAAAGCACCTTTGTCATGATGGAACTTCGCCCATGGACAGAGATGCAGACACAGGTTGATGGTACTGCTGTCAAAGGCATACACCATATTGTCAATTCCCAACCGATAGTATTCATCTTTATACAGGACTTTAGCCCTCTCGACAAGTACCATTGCGTAGTCCTGATAGATACGCCAGTCCTTCTTCTCGTTCATGTCGGCGAGAGTGGACTTGGGCATCACCTTCAGACCGGCATGATACAACTTGGAGTTGAAAGCAGTCAACTGAGCCTCTATGCTACGAAGGCTTGCGCTGCTGGTCAGCTGAGCATAACTCATGACAAGGAACTGGTCACGGCAAGTGAATCGTCTTGCATGAAAATCCCCTCTATATCTGTCAATACATTTCCTGAGCTCGTAGTCAGGGATGAGAGACATCAGTTGCGAGAATACAGTATTTCCGGCATTCATATCCTGTGCTATCTTATATATGAGACAGTACAAAGATAAAAAATCAAATCGGAAAATTTTTAAATCGCTGTATCTCATTGAAATTTAAACATTTAATTAACGTTCGGAAAAATTTAACCGGACACTAGTGCTAAATGACAATTGTTTAACAACAAAAACAAACGCTACGAATAGAATCATGAAAAAAATATGGCACACCATAGTACTCTCAGTAGCTTTCTGCCAACTGTCAACTAACCAAGCCTTGTCACAGTCTTGGCCTACTCCTACCGAAGAGAGTAAACCAGGCACACGTTGGTGGTGGTTAGGCTCTGCTGTAGATAAAGAGAACCTAAAGTGGAATCTTAATGAATATGCAAATCATAACATAGGTGCTGTTGAGATTACTCCATTATACGGAGTACAGGGAAATCAGAAGAACAACATTGATTTCCTGTCTGACAAGTGGTTTGAAATGCTACGTTTCACACAGGAACAATGTAAAAAGAACGGCATTGAGATTGATATGGCTACTGGTACAGGTTGGCCATTTGGAGGTCCATGGGTACCACTAAAAGAGAGTGCATGCCGTGTTATATTCGTAGAAAAGACCATTGACAAAGATGGTGTTTGGACTACCGTGAATGGCTACAAGGGATTACAGCCAGATAAAGCAAGTACAGAAGTCATTGACATTTCTCTGTCTGCGAAAGATGCGAAGAATGCTGAACTTGACAAGGTCATGCTCTATGCAGACGGTAAAGCCATAGATGTAACATCATACGTAAAGGACAACAAACTGACTGTTGATAAAAGTAATCCACTTTTTTCCAACATCTCGCCATCAAATTCAATTAAGATAATAGCAGTATATATTAAATATGGTGTGATGAAGGTTAAACGAGCTGCTCCTGGAGGAGAGGGCTTGGTTATCGATCATTTCAACCATAATGCAGTAGCTAATTACCTTCACCACATAGAAGAAGCATTTGAACGTACACATACTCCCTACCCTCATACTTTCTTCAATGATAGCTATGAGGTAAGCGAAGGAAACTGGACACCACTCCTTTTTAAAGAGTTTGAAAACAGACGTGGTTATAAACTTGAGGAACATCTTCCAGAACTAATTAGTCATGACGCTAAGATTCTATCCGACTATCGTGAGACTCTTGGAGATCTTGTCCTCGAAAATTTTACCGAACAATGGACAGCATGGGCTCACGCACATGGAGCTATAACACGCAATCAGGCTCATGGGTCACCAGCAAACCTTATAGACTGTTACGCTGCTGTTGATATACCTGAGATTGAAGGATTCGGGCTCTCAGACTTTGGGATAAAAGGACTACGACAGGATCCTGGCAAGACGAGAAAGAACGACAGCGACTTCTCAATGCTGAAATATGCCCCTTCTGCAGCACATATCACAGGCAAGCCATACACCTCAAGCGAGACCTTCACATGGCTTACTGAGCATTTTCGTACTTCGTTATCACAACTGAAGCCAGACATTGACCTAATGTTCTGTGCTGGCGTAAACCACATGTTTTTTCATGGTACATGTTATTCACCAAAGAATGACACATGGCCAGGTTGGAAATTCTATGCTTCCATAGACATGAGTCCCACAAATTCAATCTGGAGAGACGCTCCATTCTTCATGGAGTATGTTGAGCGCTGCCAGAGTTTTCTACAAATGGGTCAGCCGGATAACGATTTCTTGGTCTATCTGCCTATCAGAGACATGTGGAAACAAAAGACAGGAAAATTGCTTATGCAATTCTCTATCCATGCAATGGGTAAGCTTGCTCCAGACTTTATAAAAACAATCCTTGATATTGATAAAGCAGGCTTTGACTGCGACTATATATCGGAGAAATACATTCTATCAACGACCTATGTCAACGGTATGCTTCAAGCAGAAGCTGGAACTCGCTACAAAGGACTTATTATTCCTGGTAGCGGAGAGATGCCAGAGAATGTAAAACGTCACATAGACGAACTCATTGCAAAGGGTGCTAAGATAATTTATGGCACAGATAAGAAGGATATGGCTAAAGTAGCCAAACCAGAAGAGATGCGCACTAATTGCAGTCTTAAAACCATTCGCCGAAGCAATAATAATGGCTATCACTATTTCATTGCCAACTTATCACCAAATGATGTTCATCAGCGTGTTAAATTAGCTGTACCATATAAATCTGCTTTATGGTTCAATCCTCTCAATGGCAACATATACCAAGCAGATATCAACAGCGATGGCATAGACATATGCTTGCGAAGCGGTGAGTCAATAATACTTCAGACATTCAACGAAAGGATATTTCAGACACAAGATTCAGAGAAGAATGAAACAATTAGCCATAAAGAAATAAAACTGAATGGTCCATGGACGCTATCGTTTGTAGACGAGAAGCCTGAAGTTAATGAATCATTTAAACTGAAGAAGACACAAACATGGGAAACACTAAGTGAAAGAGCTGGTATTACCATGGGTACAGGCGTTTATTCGACTAAGTTCAAGATGACAAAGAAAGACCTCAATAATGGAAAATGGAAGATTGATCTTGGCGATGTTCGCGAAAGTGCCCGTGTCTATATTAACGACAAGTTCATCGGATGCGCTTGGGCTGTACCATTCATCCTCGAAATTAATGATGAATTAAAAGCTGGCGAAAACGCCATACGTATAGAAGTAACCAATCTTCCTGCAA from Prevotella sp. E13-27 carries:
- a CDS encoding rhamnogalacturonan acetylesterase codes for the protein MKKNIISLIALLPTILWAQSFDFDLTKPQPIYNDQDGFGYDILPAPNKKAPAEPFYFSVKVPDGNYTVKVVLGGKKNSNTTVRAEGRRLLIDNVNTKKAKETIEYSFTVNKRSPMIDSKTKVKIKEREKTYLAWDDKLTLEFNGDMPAVKSIHIEKADVPTIYLCGNSTVVDQNNEPWASWGQMITRWFGPEVAISNHAESGLTARTFIGSYRLDKILTTLKKGDYVFVEFGHNDEKEHRPGDGAWYHYQYQLKIFIDQVRAKGAEIVFCTPTQRRQFNADGKSIRNTHGDFPAAMKMVAEKENVPLIDLNKMTTDLYIAVGPEDSKRMLVHYPKEMYGRELADNTHFNPFGAYEVAKCVVMGMKQLNLPIIKYLRNDWVDFNPSAPDDWKTFKWAPSRIVEIVKPDGN
- a CDS encoding IS4 family transposase, which codes for MNAGNTVFSQLMSLIPDYELRKCIDRYRGDFHARRFTCRDQFLVMSYAQLTSSASLRSIEAQLTAFNSKLYHAGLKVMPKSTLADMNEKKDWRIYQDYAMVLVERAKVLYKDEYYRLGIDNMVYAFDSSTINLCLHLCPWAKFHHDKGAFKMHTLIDVKNNIPNFIMLTPGNVHDTQAMDSLPVEAGAYYLMDKGYVDFDRLFRLFQQQKAYFVTRAKDNMKYSVFEAREVDRQTGVISDESISLTGLFTAKKYPDLLRLVVYEDFAQNVVYRFLTNDFTLEAITIAELYRERWTIETFFKWIKQHLHIKTFYGTSQNAVFTQIWIAICDYLLLIIALKMYHIEQNLYIFSNVIGQVLFERTPLNELFDKPIINQNPEDDRQLSLW
- a CDS encoding glycosyl hydrolase; protein product: MKKIWHTIVLSVAFCQLSTNQALSQSWPTPTEESKPGTRWWWLGSAVDKENLKWNLNEYANHNIGAVEITPLYGVQGNQKNNIDFLSDKWFEMLRFTQEQCKKNGIEIDMATGTGWPFGGPWVPLKESACRVIFVEKTIDKDGVWTTVNGYKGLQPDKASTEVIDISLSAKDAKNAELDKVMLYADGKAIDVTSYVKDNKLTVDKSNPLFSNISPSNSIKIIAVYIKYGVMKVKRAAPGGEGLVIDHFNHNAVANYLHHIEEAFERTHTPYPHTFFNDSYEVSEGNWTPLLFKEFENRRGYKLEEHLPELISHDAKILSDYRETLGDLVLENFTEQWTAWAHAHGAITRNQAHGSPANLIDCYAAVDIPEIEGFGLSDFGIKGLRQDPGKTRKNDSDFSMLKYAPSAAHITGKPYTSSETFTWLTEHFRTSLSQLKPDIDLMFCAGVNHMFFHGTCYSPKNDTWPGWKFYASIDMSPTNSIWRDAPFFMEYVERCQSFLQMGQPDNDFLVYLPIRDMWKQKTGKLLMQFSIHAMGKLAPDFIKTILDIDKAGFDCDYISEKYILSTTYVNGMLQAEAGTRYKGLIIPGSGEMPENVKRHIDELIAKGAKIIYGTDKKDMAKVAKPEEMRTNCSLKTIRRSNNNGYHYFIANLSPNDVHQRVKLAVPYKSALWFNPLNGNIYQADINSDGIDICLRSGESIILQTFNERIFQTQDSEKNETISHKEIKLNGPWTLSFVDEKPEVNESFKLKKTQTWETLSERAGITMGTGVYSTKFKMTKKDLNNGKWKIDLGDVRESARVYINDKFIGCAWAVPFILEINDELKAGENAIRIEVTNLPANRIADLDRKGIKWRKMEEINVVDINYKKTLYDTWEPVPSGLASEVRLFNE